A genomic stretch from Balaenoptera acutorostrata unplaced genomic scaffold, mBalAcu1.1 scaffold_881, whole genome shotgun sequence includes:
- the LOC130706614 gene encoding heterogeneous nuclear ribonucleoprotein A3-like, whose translation AQVQVLITGDEDLSDKNQKKEIYSKRAVTEAARSEEKESLQKDTTVGRGESGLKTEVKPPPGRPQPDSGRRRRRGEEGHDPKEPEQLRKLFIGGLSFETTDDSLREHFEKWGTLTDCVVMRDPQTKRSRGFGFVTYSWVEEVDAAMCARPHKVDGRVVEPKRAVSREDSVKPGAHLTVKKIFVGGIKEDTEECNSRDYFEKYGKIETIEVMEDRQSGKKRGFAFVTFDDRDTVDKIVVQKYHAINGHHCEVKKALSKQEMQSAGSQRGRGGGSGNFMGRGGNFGGGGGNFGRGGNFGGRGGYGGGGGGSRGSYGGGDGGYNGFGGDGGNYGGGPGYSSRGGYGGGGPGYGNQDGGYGGGGGGYDGYNEGGNFGGNYGGGGGSYNDFGNYSGQQQSNYGPMKGGSFGGRSSGSPYGGGYGSGGGSGGYGSRRFSKLRRKGLQFLAGERARRCQESCRLL comes from the coding sequence TTGGAAGAGGCGAGTCTGGTCTCAAAACGGAGGTAAAACCGCCGCCCGGTCGCCCCCAGCCCGactccggccgccgccgccgccggggggAGGAGGGCCATGATCCAAAGGAACCagaacagttgagaaaactgtttATTGGTGGTCTGAGCTTTGAAACTACAGACGATAGCTTAAGAGAACATTTTGAGAAATGGGGCACACTTACAGATTGTGTGGTGATGAGAGACCCCCAAACAAAACGTTCCAGGGGCTTTGGTTTTGTGACTTACTCTTGGGTTGAAGAGGTGGATGCAGCAATGTGTGCTCGACCACACAAGGTTGATGGGCGTGTAGTGGAACCAAAGAGAGCTGTTTCTAGAGAGGATTCTGTAAAGCCTGGTGCCCATCTCACAGTGAAGAAAATTTTTGTTGGTGGtattaaagaagatacagaagAATGTAATTCGAGAGACTACTTTGAAAAGTATGGCAAGATTGAAACCATAGAAGTTATGGAAGACAGGCAGAGTGGAAAAAAGAGAGGATTTGCTTTTGTAACTTTTGATGATCGTGATACAGTTGATAAAATTGTTGTTCAGAAATACCACGCTATTAATGGGCATCATTGTGAAGTGAAAAAGGCCCTTTCTAAACAAGAAATGCAATCTGCTGGATCACAGAGAGGTCGTGGAGGTGGATCTGGCAACTTTATGGGTCGTGGAGGAAActttggtggtggtggaggtaaCTTTGGCCGTGGTGGAAACTTTGGTGGAAGAGGAGGctatggtggtggaggtggtggcagcAGAGGTAGTTatggaggaggtgatggtggaTATAACGGATTTGGAGGCGACGGTGGTAACTATGGCGGTGGTCCTGGTTACAGTAGTAGAGGAGGCTATGGTGGTGGTGGACCAGGATATGGAAACCAAGATGGTGGATATGGTGGCGGTGGTGGAGGATATGATGGTTACAATGAAGGAGGAAATTTTGGAGGTAactatggtggtggtggtgggagctaTAATGATTTTGGAAATTATAGTGGACAACAGCAATCAAATTATGGACCCATGAAGGGAGGCAGTTTTGGTGGAAGAAGCTCGGGAAGTCCCTATGGTGGTGGTTATGGATCTGGTGGTGGAAGTGGTGGCTATGGTAGCAGAAGGTTctcaaaactcagaagaaaagggctaCAGTTCTTAGCAGGAGAGAGAGCGAGGAGGTGTCAGGAAAGCTGCAGGTTACTTTGA